The Miscanthus floridulus cultivar M001 chromosome 6, ASM1932011v1, whole genome shotgun sequence genomic interval gaaccttaacgaaccatacatctaagagttcaggtactccatcttttacaacaacaacaaaacaaacattaaaggattacttattcagatatatataaaaatgaatcaaattaataattacttgagaataattgtatatacttcagatatatatgaatataaatctaatataattacatgaagcatacaaacacaccatggtagaggaaaattaattaatggcccatttatccataaataattaaaatacatatttattgattacaataaacaatttcaaagacaacaattagcaacaattatactttacccaatatatttcatacaaaccctagtccaatttcatcaaacataaattaacaaaacaaaattaataaaaaaaccaaaccctagatctagattcacatgcacatgaaacatccataaaactaactaattgttcactaaaatcaaaaaacatggaccaaataaggtattgatcttgttctcctccctaatttatcctagtacatttaaaacgtggctctaatttgcttcataagtagctcaagcaccatagaagagagagaaaaacaaaactttaattactcactaaccaaccattaaaacttcaaaaaaatgtggaatagtattttcttaccttctacaacctcttcaccaaagaatttgagaccaaaaccttcccccttagtagagcaatttttttggaggtgcccaaggcctccccacctttctttcacgggttggagtgagtgacccgaggaggaagaagtgctgcagctgttttatatgtgggtcatttgtaggggcggctggtgattgagccgcccctacaaatccgagcTATATATAtgtgggcatttgtaggggtggctcaatcaccagccgcctctacaaatagaaaTTCCAGGGGCGAcgggtgattgagccgtccctacaaatcagaccccatttgtaggggcccctgctgttccatttgtagaagCGGCTGCTGTCTGGAcacccgagcacgtcactgtaggggcggctccatcaccagtcgcccctataaaaaattCGATCCGTTGCTAAAAAATCGTGTTTTACGTAGTGAATGGTAATCATTTGGCGACCTTGTCGCTGTGACTAAATAAGAACAGTCAACCGTATATCATGCCTTCTTTTTTAGGACGTAAGGCGTAATTTGTTTGAGCAATATATCTCCGAAGACTTGATGTTGTCAAAAAGTTTATCGTGTGCATACATAGCAACTTGCAAATACAGTGCTAAAGCATTTTTAGTTATTATACTTCTCCGTAGTACTAGTGTAGTTGTATAATTTCTAGTATACACTAAAACTTGCTTATAAATTTGAATAAGTATGCTAGGTTTTATGAAGGCGAAAAAAGGGGCTAATATTTACTAGACGCAATAATGAGCGTAGAGAGCAGGCTTTGAAACCTCCTCCATCGGTGGAATGGAAGGTGAGGATCACGAAGAAGCAGGTGCGGCTAGACAAAATCACGTGAGACGATACGCATTCGCAGGCAGCTTATAGAAACTTGGGAACTGAAACGATTACTTGCCAAGCTCAGAATGGCCGGCGATCCAGCCTTGACGACAATTACTCGCCCCTGGATTTACTCCCTTCTAATTGCCCCGTCGTGGTCCACCACCCCGCTGCTGCCCTGCTGCTCCcatctgctgctgccgccgccgccggtaaaGTCTTCTCGGGGCCGGGCAACATGAGGCTCCGGCGAGGGCCGCCGTTGGTCAAAATGGCCCTAGCCGTCTTAGCCGCCGTGCTCGCTTCCATGGCGCCCGCCGTGCCTCGAGGTCGCTGCGACGACGCTGCGAGGGCCGTGGTGGCCAGAAGCAGCACCTTCGTTAACCGGAAGGGCGGCGCCGACTTCACATCCGTCCAGGACGCCGTCGACTCTGTCCCGTTCGGCAACGGCCAGTGGATCCGAGTTCACGCCGCCGCCGGCGTGTACAAGTAAGTAATCCATGCAGTGCGTCACTTGCTGCATTGTGTAGTTCGATCGAGTGCAACTTGTATTGTTCAGACTTCAGAGTATGGATGGATCTCGACCCTGCGCTTGAATGAAGAGCGTGAAAGATTTTAGTTTTAGTGTCTCCAATCCAGATTCACTCCATTTCCCCGCCCAACTTTCTGTTACTTATCTCGCTCGTCTAAGAAGATTTCTCAACAGGCGGTTTCAGGCACAGATGCACAGTAATGGAGTAGTAGTGGAGCTAATTTTGTGTCTGTTTTTTTGTTGGTCACGATGCATGATGCACCAAGTGAGAAGGTGATGATACCGCAGAACAAGAGCTTCATCCTGCTGGAAGGCGAGGGGTGGCAGCAGACGTCGATCGAGTGGGCGGACCACGCCGGGGGGGACTCGAGCACCGCCGCCTCTCGCCGACGTTCGCCGCCTACTCAGCCGACTTCATGGCCCGTGATATCACCTTCAAGAACACGTACAACGGGGCCGGGACGATGATCgcgccggcggtggcggcgctggtgGCGGGCGACCGGTCGTCCTTCTACCCGTGCGGCTTTGTGAGCGTGCAGgaaggttttcattttcggaaattaaaatttatcgggtCACACATAAAGAGGATAGATAGGATATATCGAAAATAttggaccaaattcaaataaaatttaatttgaatttaagtaaatttaaataaatttaaataaaatttgtaaaaaaaaatagaTATTTTTTATCGACACCTACAGATAAaaaggatatatcggaaatatcgagAGATTTCGGCCGATAAAGGAAACCATGTGCAGGACACGCTGAGCGACATCGAGGGGCGGCACTACTACGAGGGCTGCTACATAGAGGGCGCCATGGACTTCATCTTCGGCAACGGCCAGTCCATCTTCCAGGGGTGCGAGATATGGACGGCCCGGACGCCGGTGTGGCCCGGCTTCATCACGGCACAGGGCCGGATGAGCGAGGCGGACTCGAGCGGCTTCGTCTTCAAGGGGTGCACGGTGAGGGGCGTCACGCCGGCGTACCTGGGACACGCGTGGCGCCGCTACGCCAGGGTCATCTTCTTCCAGACGGACATGTCCGGCGTCGTCGTCAGCCAGGGGTGGGACGCGTGGAGCTACAAGGGCACAGAGTGAGTGGTCGTCTGGTTCATCTGTCTGTCTATCCGAGAGCCCTGCTGCTTGGCATTTTGCCAATCTGACTGACTGGTTAAATCTAATATAATCTGCAAACAGGGGCACGCTGACCATGGTGGAGGAAGGGTGCACGGGGCAGGGGTCCAGCCGGACGGGCCGGGTGCCATGGACCAAGGACCTGAGCGGCGACGACCTCGCCAAGTTCGTCGACCTCTCCTACGTCTCTGCCGACGGCTGGCTCGACGCGCAGCCACGCTAGATTATTAGGTACTTGTTGAGTTGTGCCATGCACACACACAGGCAATGAAAATGATTACAGGCGTCCTTTGACGATCTGTTGCGTACAAGGCGGAGGAAATTTGGATGGAAAAAAAAAAAGGATGGTTTATGCAACCATCACAAATGGTGCGTCATGCGTGCATGTAGAAATGCAATTATCAACGAAAAAATCAGAGGGCTAGTATAAGAGATTTCATTTGAAGGGAAACTATTCTGGGGTGAAACAATAATGGAAGCATCCTTTCCAATACAATATGGCCTAACGGTTCATGGCAGGACAAAAATCAGGACTTGAATTTGCAGCTCAATACAAAAGACACAATCTAGTGCTGACTAGTGATGTTCCTCTTCCTCTCTCCCCTCTAGTTTCATCAACAATCACAACTTCGGCCTTTTTTGCAACTGCTCGATTTATGAAGTGTACAGACATACTTTATGCCTTGCACAGAATGGCTCTATCTCACTTGGTGTACAGGACATCCTCCCATGGGTGACGGTAGAGCGGCTGCTTAAGCCTCTTCTGGTCGAAGGTGTGCCTGCGAATCAAAGTAGCACATTTTTTTTCAGAAAAGTGACTAGTTGCAAAACAAATGGTCAAACTAGGAAAATATGTAAGTGCAACATAAGACCCAAACATTACAATCATTGCATAGCATAACCAAAGAGAAGCCAATTAACAACAGAATAGGACTCACCCGATCAGGCCAATTGAACGTGCAAGCACAAAGAGCCCATTAAGATAACCAATTTCCACAATCTCATCGATCTCCTGTTTGGTGAACATTCCACTTCCAGACAGAAGATCCAAGAAAAGTGACCCGATCGCACCATCGACATTCAGGACCAAATTGTTGGCTTTTGACAAGGTGTAGGTCTCAACCTGAGAGGCGTATTCCATGTACTTGACTGAAGGGAAATGTGTGTGAGCATATTTTTGTAGAAGCTGCACACGCTTATCCCTGTTGTCTCTGCTCTTAATCCTAATTGACACAGGCGAGTGAATTTTCTGTCTCACAAAACTATTTTCAagtgcaaagattttttttatgatTGACTCATGAAAAGGCTGTGTGTGCTATACCTGTGACCAATCCCAGGCACACGGATTCCCTTCTTTTTCATGCCTTCAACAAACTCGTATGGCGTGAGGTTCTGCAACCAATTGATAGACCCATTACAGTGATTAAACGATCTAAGAAACATGGAGATGCTAAAAACATAAAGGAGAATCTAAGTTGGCTCACCCTATCATATGCATCTTTGAAGTATCGGGCCGCATCATCAATTGCTCCACCGAAACGGGGACCAATTGTCAATAATCCTGTGATAATAAAACTCCGTTTCAATGTTTCAGCCGTAAATATTGGTAATCTATGCAAAGGGTAGAAGTTTTGCATGTAGAAATCAAATAGCTCACCGGACACCAAGCTGGAAACAAGGTCCTTTCCAGCCCTAGCAGTAACTATAGAGTTATGAGCACCAGATACACAGGGACCATGGTCGGCACAAAGCATGATGCATATCTATGAGGCGCATGAAAAAAAATAGATTAAATGAACTCAGGATAGAAAACCATTGTTAGTCAGAATAATCAACAGCTACTACAGCCTGAACTCTGTAAAGAAGATATGGTATCAATGTCAGTATATCATATATACCCTAACTTACCTCAATAAACTGAGTGCAATAGCGAGGAAGGCTGCGCTTGAACCACAAAAGAGAGATAACATCACCAACTCCATAACCCTGTTCAACAATTGTAGACATAGGGACACCAGCATAGCATGGTTCCTCACCTGCATCACAAGCATGCACCCAATATTACTTCCTCAGCTCTGAGAGAGGGGGGAGACACATAcagatgaaaaaaaaacagagCATAAATAGAATAACATGGCACCAGCAACCTAACCTCTGTCATCAGAGATAGTGGAGATGATGTGGGTAGGAGCTCGGACCTTCCCACTCTTGATTGCGGTTTTAAGGTCCTCAGGAATGGACGGAGGTGTAAATTCAGTCACAGGAGAAATTTTTCCTTCCTCAACCTGTCAAATATATTTGAGCCTCAGAAACTTGATTCCCATACATTAGATTATTCAATACTAATGCTTAAAAGACAACAATGTAGCAAAACTCATCAACATACCAGTTTGTCAAATGCCTCCTTAATTGCACTTTCTAGAGCTTCATATGAAGTAGGCACAATTGCACCAGCTTCCCTTAGTGCCTGATTCTTAGCTTGTGCTGATTCCAACTCACCACCACTCTTGGCACCCTGTTCGTCCCAAGAAAAAAAGATCTCTGGATAGTAAATACACCATTCTTCTGACAGAAACccagaggaggggggggggggtccaaGAAATTTTCCAAAACTTACAGCATGGCCAAACTGCACTTCTGATTTGAATAGACGTGCACATGTCCCACTAACCCATGCAACGACTGGTTTCTGAAcctttccttgtttcaatgcttcGACAAGTGAATACTCGTCTTTTCCACCAAGCTCCCCAAGAACAACCATCATTTTAACCTGAAACCAACAAACATGGAATACAACAAGTTAGTACACCAATGCTCCAGGCTTCAGTTACAAATTGTAAACGTTGAACATCATGTTGAAAGCTTTCTTATGCTGAACAACCATTAAGTCATAAGATTTTATTTGTCGAATAAAAGGTGTGTAAGAGTATGGTACAGGAGTAGTCTTAATATATTATTAGAGTGTACATGCCATCACAGACAATTCACCATAAAGGTAAACAAAGAATATGCATATGCATAACACTACAAGAAACTAACTATTTTTCACATATGGATCTAATAACCAGTGTCGATGTCAAACCTGTGGTATGTTATTAAAACGCAGAATGTGGTCTGACAGAGTTGATCCAGGGAAAACATCCCCTCCAATTGCAATTCCTGACCATTGAAAATAATAGTTAGTACAGATTCATCTGTGTGCGCTGAAAATATAAAATATTCACATAGCTGTGTTACCTTCATAAATACCATCGGTCACTCTGGCAATGGTGTTGTACATCTCATTTGACATGCCACCCTGAGGATGTAAATGGAATGTTAGTTTGTCATGGCCTATTTGGCGTTTGGGATGCATATGATCATCCAAAACTACACTCAGAATATACTCATGCAAATGAACAAAAACTAGCCAATGAGTGAGCAATAGAAGAAACAGAAATTCAGCAATTCAAcctaaaaactaattgcatatgcatttatattTCCATATTCTAGCtaaacatagcaggtcccaagccctggtaaaggaggagggttgtgataggcgtggcgaaccaacgttaaatctagccattctaatggagatgaaacccgaaagaaaaccgttggggcgtaaccctcttagcgacgcgccatatcggaaaccgggtatggtgttaaatgagcaagggccgggtcgtcacccccgtgacgcgccgtgtcgcgatctggacacggtgtcaagtgagcaaggatcgggtcgtcgcatccttagtggcgcactacatcggcgcccgggtgtagtgaaaaatgagcaagggtcttcacatctgagtcgacgggtgcgaagggtaaggaagttagtcgaaccaactaggatccgtttaggtagttaggaatgtagggtcgcttacaggtaagttaagagaattagttgataccgcgactaggaggcgtgtaaatatattatgcgttcaagagactaaatagaATGGTCAAAAggtgaaggaggtggacaatacaggtttcaagctttggtacacagggacagtcgcgaatagaaatggagtagaagttttgattgataagagcctcaagaatagtgtggtgggagtgagaaggcaaggagataggattatcttaatcaagcttgtcattggtaatatggtcttgaacgtaattagtgcgtatgccccctaagtaggcctcgatgagagtgctaagagacagttctaggaagacttagatggtctgattagagctgtacctagtagtgagaagctttttataggaggagatcttaatgggcatgtaggtactacaagcgcaggtttttgaggcagttcatggaggttttaggtatggtagtaggaatcaggagggggaggaagttctggacttcgcggtagcttttgacctgatgatagccaacactttctttagaaagagagaatctcatctagtgaccttcagtagcggacaacactctagccagattgactttgtcctcgcaagaagaaaggacaaacgagcatgcttgggttgcaaggtgataccaggggagtgtgttgtttctcaacataagcttttggtgatagacttttgttttcaggtgcgtgtccatagggataaacaagctaaaattgaaagaacaaagtggtggaaactgaaaggaagagacgtcagaggtattcatgaaaagggttatcaaagaaggctcttggaaggaagaagagaacataaacaacatgtgggagaagatggcaaccaacatccggaaggtggcctcagaggtgtgtggagtaaccaaagtaagtagaggcgaggctaaagatacttggtggtggaacaaggaagtccaaagggctattaaggagaagaaagaatgctatagacgcttgtaccatgacaggagtgtggacaacatagagaagtacaaggtggtaaAGAAGACtgtaaagcgagctgtaagtgtggcaaagggtagagcgtacgaggatctttaccaacatttgggtacgaaggaaggagagaaggacatttatagaatggctagggttcgtgagagaaagataagggacttcaactaagttaagtgcattaaggatgaaagagagcatctcttggtgaagaaggATGAGATcctgacatcgatggcaagagtattttgaccaattgttcaatggtgagaatacgaacacaacctttcagttggatgactcttttgatgacaccaataggcgttttgtgcggagaatccaagaatctgaggtcagagaggcgttgaaaaggatgaaaggaggtaaggcgatgggaccggatggtatcccaattgaggtgtggagatgcctcgaggacatagctatagtatagctaaccaagttgttcaaccatatttttcgatcgaacaagatgcctgacgagtggaggagaagtatattgataccaatctacaagaataaagtggatattcaaagttgtactaattaccagagaattaagttgatgagccatactatgaagctatggaagagagttatcgagcatcgcatgagagcaataacgtggatctctatgaaccaatttggtttcatgcccggtaGGTCAACCATGAAagcaattttcttaataagacaagttatgaagCGGTATAGggacaagaagaaggacctacacatggtttttattgacttggagaaggcttatatgacaaaataccaaggaatgttatgtggtgggctttggacaaacataaagtcccaacgaagtacgtcggtctcattaaggacatgtacaacaatgttgtgactagtgttcgaacaagtgatagagacacggatgacttcccgattaggataggactacatcaagggtcagctttgagcccttatctgtttgccttggtgatggatgaggtcacaagggacatacaaggggacatcccttggtgtatgcttttcgcggacgatgtagtgctagttgatgaaagtcgaaCAGGAGTTAATCAGAAAGTGGAGTTATGGcggaagactttggagtccaaaggttttagactcagtagaactaaaactgagtatatgagatgtgacttcgacactacactcgggaggaggaagatattagtttggaaggtcaagtagtgcctaggaaggatacattttgatatttaggatcaatgctacacagagacggggatattgatgaagatgttagccatagaatcaaagcagggtggatgaagtggcgccaagcatctggtgttctatgtgacaaaagggtaccatagaagctaaaaggtaagttttataggacgacgattaaacctgctatgttgtatagtgcagaatgttggcctacgaaaagacgacatgttcaacagataagtgtcgcggaaatgcgtatgttgcgttggatttgcggtcatacaagaagagatcgagttcggaacgatgatatacgtgatagattagaggtagcaccaattgaagaaaagcttgttcaacaccggttgagatggtttggacatatccaacggagacctccagaggcactcgTGCGtagtagtggaatcctaagccaggatagtaacgtgaagagaggcagaggaaaacCGAAGTTGACtcgggtagagacaataaaaagagacttgaaatgatggaatatacccaaagacttagccttagataggagtgcttggaaaacagttattcacgtgcctgaaccttgattgcttctgctgggtttcaactctagcctaccccaacttgtttgggacttaaaggctttgttgttgttgttgttgttgttgttgttgttattctaGCTAAACATAAATCCAAGGCTCATGCTCTTGCTGTTGTATGTAGACAAGCAAACCAAATAAACAAAGAATGGTACGAAGGCAATACCGATTTAGACACAAAACCAACAGATCCAGGCCTGTAAAGCTTGCACTGAATTATGTTGTCAATGGTTCCAGCGGTATCACCAATCTTGAAAGCACCAGCTTGAATTCCTCCAACTGTTGCAGGTCCAATGATGACCTTCAAACAATATTAAAACTGTTTACCAAAAATAAGGGACAATATGCAGGTGACAAGACATGGAGTGTGCCAATAGCAATATCTGGGATGAACCAGaagcaatttttttttataaacttgtCTAGAAGGATATAATCCTTCATTGATATGAAGCTGTACTGTTTAGA includes:
- the LOC136455973 gene encoding ATP-citrate synthase beta chain protein 1 — translated: MATGQLFSKTTQALFYNYKQLPIQRMLDFDFLCGRETPSVAGIINPGSDGFQKLFFGQEEIAIPVHPTIEAACNAHPTADVFINFASFRSAAASSMSALKQPTIRVVAIIAEGVPESDAKQLISYARANNKVIIGPATVGGIQAGAFKIGDTAGTIDNIIQCKLYRPGSVGFVSKSGGMSNEMYNTIARVTDGIYEGIAIGGDVFPGSTLSDHILRFNNIPQVKMMVVLGELGGKDEYSLVEALKQGKVQKPVVAWVSGTCARLFKSEVQFGHAGAKSGGELESAQAKNQALREAGAIVPTSYEALESAIKEAFDKLVEEGKISPVTEFTPPSIPEDLKTAIKSGKVRAPTHIISTISDDRGEEPCYAGVPMSTIVEQGYGVGDVISLLWFKRSLPRYCTQFIEICIMLCADHGPCVSGAHNSIVTARAGKDLVSSLVSGLLTIGPRFGGAIDDAARYFKDAYDRNLTPYEFVEGMKKKGIRVPGIGHRIKSRDNRDKRVQLLQKYAHTHFPSVKYMEYASQVETYTLSKANNLVLNVDGAIGSLFLDLLSGSGMFTKQEIDEIVEIGYLNGLFVLARSIGLIGHTFDQKRLKQPLYRHPWEDVLYTK